A DNA window from Immundisolibacter sp. contains the following coding sequences:
- a CDS encoding transglycosylase SLT domain-containing protein, which yields MRNLAAFLLGVLLLALLARCADAVAAPAVPQVAVTYRLAIEREAVRNFGLAAPVARLAAQVHQESGWNPRAASPYAQGLTQFTPATARWLPTVCPAVGPPDPWDPQWSLRAQACYMAWLYNRVQPMAAGELHECSHWALTLRKYNGGERMLDRERRAALRDGADPDDWRAVEAYRVRAAWAHRENTAYPRRILLRLEPAYLAAGWTGEAVCP from the coding sequence ATGCGCAATCTGGCGGCCTTCCTGCTCGGCGTGCTGCTGCTGGCATTGCTGGCGCGCTGCGCGGATGCAGTGGCCGCGCCGGCCGTGCCGCAGGTGGCCGTGACCTACCGCCTGGCCATCGAGCGCGAGGCGGTGCGCAACTTCGGCCTGGCGGCGCCGGTCGCCCGCCTGGCGGCGCAGGTGCACCAGGAGAGCGGCTGGAACCCGCGCGCCGCCAGCCCCTACGCGCAGGGCCTGACGCAGTTCACGCCGGCCACCGCGCGCTGGCTGCCGACGGTGTGCCCGGCAGTCGGCCCGCCGGACCCGTGGGATCCGCAGTGGTCGCTGCGCGCCCAGGCTTGTTACATGGCCTGGCTGTACAACCGTGTGCAGCCGATGGCGGCCGGTGAGCTGCATGAGTGCTCACATTGGGCCTTGACGCTACGCAAATACAACGGCGGCGAGCGGATGCTCGACCGCGAACGCCGCGCCGCGCTGCGCGACGGTGCTGATCCTGACGACTGGCGTGCGGTGGAGGCGTACCGCGTCCGGGCCGCCTGGGCGCACCGGGAAAACACCGCGTATCCGCGACGCATCCTGCTGCGCCTGGAGCCGGCCTATCTGGCGGCCGGCTGGACCGGCGAGGCGGTGTGCCCATGA
- a CDS encoding thermonuclease family protein — protein MKAPFSAILLCCSLTAAAGDWTGKVIGITDGDTLAVMQAGRAVKVRLVEIDAPESRQDFGQRSKQSLSELCFGQVATVREQGKDRYGRVLGRVFCGGADANAEQVRRGMAWWYVRYGKDVALKRIEEQARAARRGLWAADVPVPPWEFRRGRRAALERPG, from the coding sequence ATGAAAGCGCCATTCTCCGCCATCCTGCTGTGCTGCTCTCTCACCGCCGCGGCCGGAGACTGGACCGGCAAGGTGATCGGCATCACCGACGGCGACACGCTGGCGGTGATGCAGGCCGGCCGGGCGGTGAAGGTGCGGCTGGTGGAGATCGACGCGCCGGAGTCGCGGCAGGACTTCGGGCAGCGGTCGAAACAGTCACTGTCCGAGCTGTGCTTCGGCCAGGTGGCGACGGTGCGCGAGCAGGGGAAGGATCGTTACGGGCGGGTGCTGGGGCGGGTGTTCTGCGGGGGCGCGGATGCCAATGCCGAGCAGGTGCGCCGCGGCATGGCGTGGTGGTATGTCCGCTATGGCAAAGACGTTGCGCTCAAGCGCATCGAGGAGCAGGCCCGCGCCGCCCGGCGTGGATTGTGGGCGGCGGATGTTCCGGTGCCGCCGTGGGAGTTTCGGCGGGGCCGGCGCGCTGCATTAGAGCGCCCAGGTTAG
- a CDS encoding helix-turn-helix transcriptional regulator codes for MSIGSRLAEQRAEHSLSQAEAARLGGVSREMWGKYERDTARPGADVLAGLAGAGWNVDYILTGSTRKLRNRFSAIAAANEMARLAAKGTEEFRRLQTQFFEMLVQSYDLEDEEEALLASYRACAPEDKAQIQKLAARLAPEKKTKKPLTQPETNDHGVK; via the coding sequence GTGAGCATTGGTTCCAGACTGGCGGAACAGCGTGCGGAGCACTCACTCAGCCAGGCCGAGGCGGCCCGACTGGGCGGTGTGTCACGTGAGATGTGGGGCAAGTACGAACGCGATACAGCGCGGCCCGGCGCAGACGTGCTCGCCGGGCTGGCTGGGGCCGGCTGGAACGTGGACTACATCCTGACGGGCAGTACGCGGAAGCTGAGGAATCGGTTCAGCGCGATTGCCGCGGCGAACGAGATGGCGAGACTGGCGGCGAAGGGCACGGAAGAGTTCCGCCGGTTACAGACCCAGTTCTTCGAGATGCTGGTGCAGTCTTATGATTTAGAGGACGAGGAGGAGGCATTGCTGGCGAGTTATCGCGCATGCGCTCCTGAAGACAAGGCCCAGATTCAGAAGCTGGCGGCGCGCCTGGCGCCGGAAAAGAAAACCAAGAAACCTTTGACACAACCGGAGACAAACGACCATGGGGTCAAGTGA
- a CDS encoding helix-turn-helix domain-containing protein, whose protein sequence is MTQESIFTRVLFGLAGHSRHGLRLKQIADGIGESPSTTLRNLQRMEADGLVERSPYDKDNWRLTPRVVQMAIAHAEEVAREERQLDELKTRYSRNPN, encoded by the coding sequence ATGACCCAGGAATCCATCTTCACCCGGGTGCTGTTCGGCCTGGCCGGCCACAGCCGCCACGGCCTGCGCCTGAAGCAGATCGCAGACGGCATCGGCGAGTCACCGTCCACCACGCTGCGCAACCTGCAGCGCATGGAGGCCGACGGCCTGGTCGAGCGCAGCCCCTACGACAAAGACAACTGGCGCCTCACGCCGCGCGTGGTGCAGATGGCGATTGCCCACGCCGAGGAAGTGGCGCGCGAGGAGCGCCAGCTCGATGAGCTCAAGACCCGTTATTCCCGCAACCCAAACTGA
- a CDS encoding AAA family ATPase codes for MTLRLKPMMAAGRIRQAELALAAGISRPALCSLLAAGTLPKRYDRPEVEQRITAFLSRRGLRNAAAWAEKAEPPCWSTAAPDQPQSLQPTEEIADMLLRKSTLTPAARRHFNLSGDPFADPVTADDVFLSPDIRYVRESMYQVARHGGFLAVVGESGAGKSTLREELVDRIRREAQAVIVIEPYVLAMEGSDSIGQTLRSQHIAEAIMACVAPLARARRSPEARFRQLHDCLRESGRAGHSHVLVIEEAHNLPLPTLKHLKRFRELKDGLRPLLSVILIGQPELGLKLSEHNPEVREVVQRIEVVHLPTLGPSLGDYLTHRFKRLGVALDQVVERGALDALRSKLTPSRGDDSLLYPLAVHNALAAAMNRAADLGVPTVTADVFRGA; via the coding sequence ATGACGCTGCGCCTGAAACCCATGATGGCCGCCGGCCGCATCCGCCAGGCCGAGCTGGCGCTCGCTGCCGGCATCAGCCGGCCGGCGCTGTGCAGCCTGCTGGCCGCCGGCACCCTGCCCAAGCGCTACGACCGCCCGGAGGTCGAGCAGCGCATCACCGCTTTCCTGTCCCGTCGCGGCCTGCGAAATGCCGCTGCGTGGGCGGAAAAGGCGGAGCCGCCGTGTTGGAGCACGGCGGCTCCCGATCAACCCCAGAGCTTGCAACCCACCGAGGAGATCGCCGACATGCTACTACGCAAGTCCACACTCACGCCGGCCGCGCGCCGGCACTTCAACCTGTCGGGTGACCCGTTCGCCGACCCGGTCACGGCCGACGACGTGTTCCTGTCGCCGGACATCCGCTACGTGCGCGAGAGCATGTACCAGGTGGCCCGCCATGGCGGCTTTCTGGCCGTGGTCGGCGAGTCCGGCGCCGGCAAGTCGACGCTGCGCGAGGAGCTGGTCGATCGCATCCGGCGCGAGGCGCAGGCGGTGATCGTCATCGAGCCCTACGTGCTGGCCATGGAAGGCTCCGACTCGATCGGCCAGACGCTGCGCAGCCAGCATATCGCCGAGGCGATCATGGCCTGCGTGGCGCCCCTGGCACGCGCCAGGCGCAGCCCGGAGGCGCGCTTTCGCCAGCTGCACGACTGCCTGCGCGAAAGCGGCCGGGCCGGTCACAGCCACGTGCTGGTGATCGAGGAAGCCCACAACCTGCCGCTGCCCACGCTCAAACACCTCAAGCGGTTCCGGGAGCTCAAGGACGGCCTGCGGCCGCTGCTGTCGGTGATCCTGATCGGCCAGCCCGAGCTGGGCCTCAAGCTGTCCGAGCACAACCCCGAGGTCCGCGAGGTGGTGCAGCGCATCGAGGTCGTGCACCTGCCCACGCTCGGCCCGAGCCTGGGCGACTACCTCACGCATCGGTTCAAGCGCCTGGGCGTGGCGCTCGATCAGGTGGTCGAGCGCGGTGCCCTGGACGCACTGCGCAGCAAGCTCACGCCATCGCGCGGCGACGACAGCCTGCTGTACCCGCTGGCCGTGCACAACGCGCTGGCGGCGGCGATGAACCGCGCCGCCGACCTGGGCGTGCCGACGGTCACCGCCGACGTGTTCCGGGGGGCCTGA
- a CDS encoding host-nuclease inhibitor Gam family protein, with product MSKRKIKAAAATVQIPQSREECTGYIASIGKHQRERERIQSAMNDVLADIRLRYEEEARPYAEAIKALSQGVQMWCETMRDTLTSGGKTKTVNLAAGEVRWRTRPPRVARRGGVKEETIIEDLKSAGLTQCVRTKEELNKEAILADPAAVAHIRGLSVEQGEDFIIVPFETDLEEVA from the coding sequence ATGAGTAAGCGCAAAATCAAGGCCGCCGCCGCGACCGTGCAGATACCGCAATCCCGCGAGGAATGCACCGGCTATATCGCGAGCATCGGCAAACACCAGCGCGAGAGAGAGCGCATCCAGAGCGCCATGAACGACGTGCTCGCCGACATCCGCCTTCGTTATGAAGAAGAGGCGCGCCCGTATGCCGAGGCAATCAAGGCATTGAGCCAGGGCGTGCAGATGTGGTGCGAGACCATGCGCGACACGCTCACGTCAGGCGGCAAGACCAAGACGGTCAATCTCGCTGCCGGTGAAGTGCGCTGGCGCACCCGACCGCCGCGGGTGGCGCGCCGCGGCGGCGTGAAAGAAGAGACCATCATCGAGGATCTGAAAAGCGCCGGCCTCACGCAGTGCGTGCGCACAAAAGAGGAGCTGAACAAGGAAGCCATCCTCGCCGACCCGGCCGCAGTCGCGCACATCCGCGGCCTATCCGTCGAGCAGGGCGAGGATTTCATCATCGTCCCGTTTGAGACTGATTTGGAGGAAGTTGCGTGA
- a CDS encoding HNH endonuclease signature motif containing protein produces MKARRAWSQLEIDVLCHEFSDSRTDALAVLFGRTYNAVARKALELGLEKSAAFLASPASGRLNGSTGLMSRFLPGQRPWNKGLQVATRGRSAQTQFKPREAPKNTLPLGSYRVSADGYLEQKISDRPGPPYMRWKAVHRLVWEAANGPVEPGHVVVFRPGRRSTNVDDITVDALETVSRAQLMARNTVHNLPPELVELVRLRGVLTRRINERSDEP; encoded by the coding sequence GTGAAAGCCCGCCGAGCCTGGTCACAGCTGGAAATCGACGTGCTGTGCCACGAGTTTTCTGACAGCCGTACCGACGCGCTGGCCGTGCTGTTTGGCCGGACCTATAACGCGGTAGCCCGGAAGGCGCTAGAGCTCGGGCTGGAAAAGAGCGCCGCATTCCTGGCAAGCCCAGCGTCGGGGCGGCTCAACGGCTCGACCGGCCTCATGAGCCGCTTTCTGCCCGGCCAGCGACCCTGGAACAAGGGCCTGCAGGTCGCAACGCGCGGTCGCTCGGCACAGACGCAATTCAAGCCCCGCGAGGCACCGAAAAACACGCTGCCACTGGGCAGCTATCGAGTCAGCGCGGACGGCTACCTGGAGCAGAAGATCAGCGACCGCCCAGGCCCGCCATACATGCGCTGGAAAGCCGTGCACAGGCTGGTGTGGGAGGCGGCGAACGGCCCGGTCGAGCCGGGCCACGTCGTGGTGTTCCGGCCAGGCCGCCGCAGCACCAATGTGGATGACATCACGGTCGATGCACTGGAGACCGTATCCCGCGCCCAGCTGATGGCGCGCAACACCGTGCACAACCTGCCGCCGGAACTGGTCGAGCTGGTCCGGCTGCGGGGCGTTCTCACCCGCAGGATCAACGAAAGGAGCGATGAGCCATGA
- a CDS encoding regulatory protein GemA has translation MPTTPKDARQRELGAIHIAAKQLGMDDDVYRAMLRQVAGVDSAGDLDAAGRRAVLDHLRRLGAAPRGNQWRGRPKGDLSPQLKKIEALLADNGRPWGYAHAVARRICKVERVEWCDMAQLGKVIAALQIDANRRKR, from the coding sequence ATGCCCACCACGCCGAAAGATGCCCGCCAGCGCGAGCTGGGCGCCATCCACATTGCCGCCAAGCAGCTCGGCATGGATGACGATGTCTACCGCGCGATGCTTCGCCAGGTCGCCGGCGTGGATTCCGCCGGCGACCTGGACGCCGCCGGCCGGCGCGCCGTGCTCGATCACCTGCGCCGCCTGGGCGCAGCTCCACGAGGCAATCAGTGGCGTGGCCGACCCAAGGGCGACCTGTCCCCACAACTTAAGAAGATCGAAGCACTGCTCGCCGACAACGGGCGGCCTTGGGGCTATGCACACGCCGTCGCGCGGCGCATCTGCAAGGTCGAGCGGGTCGAGTGGTGCGACATGGCGCAGCTCGGCAAGGTCATTGCCGCGCTGCAGATCGATGCCAACCGCCGCAAACGCTGA
- a CDS encoding Mor transcription activator family protein, translated as MSMEDRRTELLAHVAQRAAEIVRELGIDDAHADHIGAAIADMVAEDCGGQVISFPKDAAYRLSLREQEILQEHRGGAGYTDLMRRYKMTERGLRKLLKRAQDRHSGSRQQQSLDI; from the coding sequence ATGAGCATGGAGGATCGCCGCACCGAGCTCCTGGCGCACGTCGCGCAACGCGCCGCCGAGATCGTCCGTGAGCTGGGCATCGATGATGCCCACGCCGACCACATCGGCGCCGCCATCGCCGACATGGTGGCGGAGGATTGCGGCGGCCAGGTCATCAGCTTCCCAAAAGACGCCGCCTACCGCCTGTCCCTGCGTGAGCAAGAGATCCTCCAGGAGCACCGAGGAGGCGCCGGCTACACCGACCTGATGCGCCGCTACAAGATGACCGAACGCGGCTTGCGCAAGCTACTCAAGCGCGCCCAGGACCGCCACAGCGGCTCCCGGCAACAGCAATCCCTCGACATCTAA
- the cmr5 gene encoding type III-B CRISPR module-associated protein Cmr5, which yields MAATTPTKEKPRQTLEQQRAQDAWECAGAGIAQHYKDYVNDAKGLPALIMNSGLMQVMAYLEDKGGRHHTLAQHLRRWLHQRFPQQLPSADFPAFMQALMKVAPGDYQAITAEAFAWLRWLRQMAAARNGAGGKP from the coding sequence ATGGCTGCCACAACGCCGACCAAGGAAAAACCCCGCCAGACGCTGGAACAGCAGCGCGCGCAGGATGCGTGGGAATGCGCGGGCGCGGGTATCGCCCAGCACTACAAGGACTACGTCAACGACGCCAAGGGCCTGCCGGCGCTGATCATGAACTCCGGGCTCATGCAGGTGATGGCTTACCTTGAAGACAAGGGCGGGCGTCATCACACCCTCGCCCAGCACCTGCGTCGATGGCTGCACCAGCGCTTCCCGCAGCAGCTTCCCAGTGCCGATTTTCCTGCCTTCATGCAGGCCCTGATGAAAGTGGCGCCGGGCGACTATCAGGCCATTACCGCCGAAGCCTTCGCCTGGCTGCGCTGGCTGCGGCAGATGGCGGCGGCGCGCAACGGCGCGGGGGGCAAACCATGA
- the cmr4 gene encoding type III-B CRISPR module RAMP protein Cmr4 encodes MFQKQSALFLYAVSPVHMGAGQAVGVIDNPIQRERHTGHPCFAGSGIKGAVRHGFEAIGGDKKLIERLFGPGPDPAERDGKDLHAGAVSFGDAQLVALPVRSLKGGYVYATCPQALSRAQRLLGLIGIHTSWPALAVDDEHCLLANPALLSSGGKLHLEAFEYAAQVSQDLPKVAEDIAARALPDGLAYDFFRDKLKTDLVVLSDTAFGYFAEHAMLVEPHVRIDENTGTAKDGGLFYTENLPPESLLIAPLLASQTRTDKKDDRDDASGVMAKMKNVIDGKLLQIGGDATTGRGLVLARIVEGK; translated from the coding sequence ATGTTTCAAAAACAATCCGCGCTGTTTCTGTACGCCGTCAGCCCGGTGCACATGGGTGCCGGGCAGGCCGTCGGCGTGATCGACAACCCCATCCAGCGCGAGCGCCACACCGGCCACCCCTGTTTTGCGGGGTCTGGCATCAAGGGGGCGGTGCGGCACGGTTTCGAGGCCATCGGCGGCGACAAAAAGCTCATCGAGCGGCTGTTCGGCCCTGGTCCTGATCCGGCGGAACGCGACGGGAAAGACCTGCACGCCGGCGCGGTGAGCTTCGGTGACGCCCAGCTCGTCGCCCTGCCGGTGCGCTCGCTCAAGGGCGGCTACGTCTACGCCACCTGCCCGCAGGCGCTGTCGCGGGCACAGCGGCTGCTGGGGTTGATCGGCATCCATACCAGCTGGCCGGCGCTGGCCGTCGACGACGAACATTGCCTGCTGGCCAACCCGGCGTTGCTGTCGTCGGGCGGCAAGCTGCACTTGGAAGCCTTCGAGTACGCAGCCCAGGTGTCCCAGGACTTGCCCAAGGTTGCTGAGGACATCGCCGCCAGGGCACTGCCCGATGGCCTTGCTTACGACTTTTTTCGCGACAAGCTCAAGACCGATCTGGTAGTGCTGTCCGACACTGCTTTCGGCTATTTCGCCGAGCACGCCATGCTGGTCGAGCCGCATGTGCGCATCGACGAGAACACCGGCACGGCTAAGGACGGCGGCCTGTTCTACACCGAAAACCTGCCCCCGGAATCGCTGCTGATTGCACCGCTGCTCGCCAGCCAGACCCGGACGGACAAGAAAGACGACCGGGATGACGCCAGCGGCGTCATGGCCAAAATGAAAAACGTCATCGACGGCAAGCTGCTGCAGATCGGCGGCGACGCCACCACCGGGCGCGGCCTGGTGCTGGCCAGGATCGTGGAGGGCAAGTGA
- a CDS encoding type III-B CRISPR module-associated Cmr3 family protein, translated as MTTSLFIEPLDVLFLRGNKLFGDPGSFGEALIPPWPSVVAGAIRSRMLADAHLDWNPARKGQPVDAHPQLGTPDAPGSFAITAFHLARRHVDGRVEALLQPPADLVIFEDGQGRPSVRALVPSTLPHTAGLHCSAPFAALPVLAERERRKPASGYWLAEAGWRQYLAGRAPEPAQLVKSSALWAIDPRIGVGLDAASGRASDGRLFSVQAIAMKKRGEHIDIDSQSGKAVPAGYDVGFLASVAGAEPPTDGLLRLGGDGRAAAIYRTADCHLPEPDYGAIAAARRCRLVLATPGIFEDGWLPTGIIQADGEFSLDLHGVKGRLVCAAVPRAEVISGWDLARWQPKPALRAVAAGAVYWLDQLDTTPEALRKLAETGLWREPCQDAARRAEGFNRIAIAAY; from the coding sequence ATGACCACCAGCCTTTTCATCGAGCCGCTGGACGTGCTGTTTCTGCGCGGCAATAAGCTGTTCGGCGATCCGGGCAGTTTCGGCGAGGCGCTGATTCCGCCCTGGCCCTCGGTGGTGGCAGGGGCCATCCGCTCGCGGATGCTGGCCGACGCGCATCTGGACTGGAACCCAGCCCGCAAAGGGCAGCCCGTGGATGCCCACCCGCAACTGGGCACGCCGGATGCGCCAGGCTCGTTCGCCATCACCGCCTTCCACCTCGCCCGTCGCCACGTAGACGGTCGGGTGGAAGCGCTGCTGCAGCCGCCGGCGGATCTGGTCATCTTCGAAGACGGCCAAGGCCGGCCGAGCGTCCGGGCGCTGGTCCCGAGCACGCTCCCGCACACCGCCGGGCTGCACTGCTCCGCGCCTTTCGCCGCACTGCCGGTGCTCGCGGAACGCGAGCGCCGCAAGCCGGCTTCCGGCTATTGGCTGGCCGAAGCCGGCTGGCGGCAGTACCTGGCCGGGCGGGCGCCGGAGCCAGCGCAGCTGGTCAAGTCCTCGGCGCTGTGGGCGATCGACCCCCGCATCGGCGTGGGGCTCGATGCCGCCAGCGGTCGCGCCAGCGATGGCCGACTGTTCTCGGTGCAGGCGATAGCGATGAAAAAACGCGGCGAGCACATCGACATCGACTCCCAGTCGGGCAAAGCCGTGCCGGCCGGCTATGACGTGGGCTTTCTGGCTTCGGTGGCCGGTGCTGAGCCACCCACCGATGGTCTGTTGCGCTTGGGCGGTGACGGCCGCGCCGCCGCCATTTACCGCACGGCGGACTGCCACCTGCCCGAGCCGGACTACGGCGCGATTGCCGCGGCCCGGCGCTGCCGCCTCGTGCTGGCCACGCCGGGCATCTTCGAAGACGGTTGGCTCCCCACTGGCATCATCCAGGCCGACGGAGAATTCAGCCTCGACCTGCACGGTGTCAAAGGCCGCCTGGTCTGCGCCGCCGTGCCGCGTGCCGAAGTCATTTCCGGTTGGGATCTGGCGCGCTGGCAGCCCAAGCCGGCGCTGCGTGCGGTGGCCGCCGGCGCCGTCTACTGGCTGGACCAACTGGACACGACGCCCGAGGCGCTGCGCAAGCTTGCCGAAACCGGTTTGTGGCGCGAGCCCTGTCAGGATGCCGCCCGTCGCGCCGAAGGCTTCAACCGCATTGCCATTGCCGCCTACTGA